One genomic region from Gemmatimonadales bacterium encodes:
- a CDS encoding cupin domain-containing protein, giving the protein MTGRAAELVRALGLEPHPEGGHFRQTYRSGNRVGASDGRSRSALTHIWFLLAAGECSRWHRLASDEVWHFHEGDPLELLTVASGALAVERRRLGPAGTSSAPALAVPAGTWQAARPGGAYTLASCVVAPGFEYADFELLADRPAERERLGRAGVDLGDLL; this is encoded by the coding sequence GTGCGCGCGCTCGGCCTCGAGCCCCATCCCGAGGGCGGTCACTTCCGGCAGACCTACCGCTCCGGCAACCGGGTCGGCGCCTCCGATGGCCGTTCCCGCTCCGCCCTGACCCACATCTGGTTCCTCCTGGCCGCCGGCGAGTGCAGCCGGTGGCACCGCCTGGCCTCCGACGAGGTCTGGCACTTCCACGAGGGCGACCCCCTCGAGCTCCTGACCGTCGCGTCGGGGGCGCTCGCCGTGGAGCGGCGGCGCCTGGGCCCGGCCGGGACCTCCTCCGCACCCGCCCTCGCGGTGCCGGCGGGCACCTGGCAGGCCGCCCGGCCGGGGGGGGCCTACACCCTGGCGAGCTGCGTCGTCGCCCCGGGCTTCGAGTACGCCGACTTCGAGCTGCTGGCCGACCGCCCGGCCGAGCGGGAGCGGCTGGGCCGGGCCGGCGTGGACCTCGGCGACCTCCTCTGA